The genome window TCACATGACACCCAtgtgtgtccccaggccccCCAGTCCCCCCTGGGCACTCACATCACGCCCGGCTggatgcaggagctgctggtgacGAAGACGGAGCTGACGCGGCGCCGAGGGATGGGCTGCTTCTGGTAGCTgaagcagcaggtgctggggaCACCATCTGTGAGGGCAGGGGACACACACACGGCCCTGGtgagagcccagcacagcctctgcccccTCCAGGGATTTCCACATCCCCTGGCAGAACCCCCTCCATGCAACCCCCAGCTCCAAACCTGCACCCCCAGTGTGACACAGaccccccagccctccccagagccaccctgccagggcagggactctCCAGGAGGACACAGCGATGCTGGACTCACCGAAGTGACCCTCAGCTGAGAAGCAGgtggccaggaggagcagggtggCCAGGGTGGCTGCCAGGACCTTCATGGTGCTGCGGGTTCtgtgagaggagctggagctggagctggggaggctgcaggatTCTTGCTGTGGCCCTGGGGCCGTGCTCCCGTTTTATCCCCATCCGAGGGGCGGGCACAGGGTTTCAAGGAAGGAAAATGATGGCATAATGCTGAGAAAATTATGTCAGGACCACCCAATTTTTGCTGAGCTGGAAAAGGAGATGAAACCGCAGAAGGGGAAGCGCTGTCCGCGAGGCTGCAGCTTCCGAGATGTTCCTTGGGTGCCTGGTGCTCCCAAagtgtgccagggctctgcagcagctctgggggtgccCTGGCATGGACAcccccagccactgctgctggcagaaaaGCCCTGCCAGGAGAAAGGTGCCAACTTCTCCCTGGGTTTGCCACAAATGCCACTTCTCAGCCGGCTCCACCACGGGGATCCAGAGCAAGGTCCACAGCCACTGCACACACGTTCATCCCCGCTGATAACACCAGCTCCTGCTTGGACAGGGAAGATCATGAGGGAATAAAGTTGTGTTGAGCTAGAAGTCACTGGGGGTCTCACATTTGTCCCTTTTTGCTGGTGGTTGGTCAAAAGAACGACTTCCTTACTGGAAAGGCTGCAGAGACATGGAGTCCCTGCAGGTGCAGGGCCTGGACTCTGGTGCCCTGTCCCAGGCCAGCAGCTTGCTCTGCCACCGTCCCTGTGCCCTCTGGCTGAATTTACACCTCTCTAAGGGTTTAATTTTTGGCTGCAGCTGACCCTGCCACCTTCCCTTTCCTCTGGATTTACACTGAAGAGTTTCAGTTTTGGCTGCGGCCTCTCAACATTCAAGTTGTTGCAATAACTGCTTGCCCACTTCTTCCCAAGCAGGATCATTTAATCTGATTTAATCTCTCCGGATTTAGCCCCCAAAAGCAGAGACTCCCATGGCAGGTCTCACATTTGTCCCTTTTTGCTGGTGGTTGGTCAAAAGAACAATTTCCTTATTGGAAAGGCTGCAGAGACATGGAGTCTCTGCAGGTGCAGGGCCTGGACTCTGGTGCCCTGTCCCAGGCCAGCAGCTTGCTCTGCCACCCTTGCTGTCTCCTGGCTGAATTTACACCTCTCTCAGGGTTTAATTTTTGGCTGCAGCTGACCCTGCCACCTTCCCTTTCCTCTGGATTTACACTGAAGAGTTTCAGTTTTGGCTGCGGCCTCTCAACGTTCAAGTTGTTGCAATAACTGCTTGCCCACTTCTTCCCAAACAATTGTTTAATCCAATTTAATCTCTCCTGATTTAGCCCCCAAAAGCAGAGGCTCCCATGGCAGGACACAGCATTAAGGGttggaggcagagggaggagaggaTCCTGCTGGTACTCACTGGGATCAGCTTACTGCAGATAAAATCTCCAGGAAACTGCAGAGTGACTGAAAAAGGGCAGCATTTGCAATTCCAGAGGGTAATTCCCAAACACCCCCCTCTGCTGCACACCCAGGCAGAACAAGCTGCCAAAATCACTCCTTCCTCCATTTTTTgtgtcttttccagccttttccTGGTGCTGCCCTGGAGCTTCCCCTGGCCTTACTGCTGACCTTGCCCGGGGTATGACTAATTCCTGGCTGATTCAAGAGAAAAGTCCAGCTGCCCAAAATGCTGAGCCATGGCACTGCGTGTGCTCCCATCTCCACTTCTTGTCCCCCAGCCACCAGGTCCTGCCTGGTGTGAGCAGGACAGGGAATGGGTGCAAATcatcccctggagctgctcaggaggagctgggcagggctggtcTGGCCTTGGGCTGGTGGAAGAATGAGTCCAGCTCTTCCAGCTCTTTCTCCAACTCCCAATTTTCAGCTCTTTCTGTTTCAGTCACTCTCTGCATGGAGCtacaaatgaataaataaattaataaatccTTTGGATTTACCAATAACCAGGTGGTGGTTGAAGAAGGCTTGGAAAATTCACCTGCTGCAAAGGCTCCTGCTTGTCACATGTCCCTGGATACACAAAGGCAGATTCAATTCCCCAGAGCAATGCAGATCTGCATGAATTTATCctgtttttcttccctgctgATTGCAGAGACACCAAGAGGTTTCTCTAGAGCTCAAAGCACCCTCTGTGGGCAGAGGAGTCCCAAGTTCAGGGCCAGCCAGTGGAAGTTTTTGTGTTTTCATGACCCTCTCTGGCTGTAAACGCCACGTGTCCCACAGAGATTTCCCCACAGCTCTACCCTCCAGGCACCCCTGGAATTCTGGCACCTCACCAGGGCCAGCTTGGTTTGTGCATGGGGGAGAAGTGGGAGTGGGacaggcaggaggaaggaaacCAGGAATTGCTGTGGGGGTCAACCACAGGAACGAGATCCCGAGCTATCCAAAGCCTGGCTGGGAATTTTTCTggagagagcagccctgagccagGGATGAGCTGAGCTCGGCTTGGTGGGTGCCCAAACAGAGCGAAAAGGGGCAGGATGGGCAagagagcagcactgggggcCAACAAACACCAGGAGCATGGTGAGGAATATCCCACAGACAGAAAACCTGGAAAACGAGATCGGGGCACTGTGGGCACTGCAGTTGGCAGAGGATGACTTGTCATCAGGCAGGGACCACAGAAAATCTCACCATTAATAAATCTgatggaaaaaaagcaaaactgtttCCTCTTTGGTGCAGAAGTGACTGGCCAAGCTTTCGGTTCTCCTTTCGGCTGAGGGCCGGATGGGACTTCTTACTGGATGCTGATGAAATTTTCCATTGTGACTGGAATCGAGGATATTACAGAGAATTGCACAAAagtgcagctcagcaagagCAGGCAGTTGGTGTTTAATTCTGTTTAAGGAATTAGATATCAGGAACTGATATAAAGGGAGAGTAAAGAAATGGcttgtggttttatttctccTGCAATAGTGAGCAGGTGACGTTTGAATCCAGCAGAGGAACAtgaatttggggggggggaggaaATGCAGGGAAAGAGAAACTTCAGCTTTACAAATGCAAATTtgaaaaactgaagaaagaaaaagcccaTTAGTTAGAGGAGGAGAGTAAAGAGCCAAAGATGCCACTTCTTTTTTGGCTTGTCTGGTTATGGTTGAGTACTCAATGCCACCAAAATATTGTGCAcccaagaaagaaaagggaaagaagaacaaataataaataaggAAGGAAGAGACAAATAATAAAGAGAACAAATAACGAATAAGGAATAATAAATAAGGAATAAATAAGGAAGGAAGAGGCAGTTGAGGCAGGTGCAGCCAAAACAAAAAGGCTACAAAGATTCCTATGAACTGCTCCTGAGCCAGGCTGTGGCCACCTCACCACCAGACAAATTCACGTGGGGTGGGAGAGCAAACGTGGCACTGGTCTCACAAAATCTGATGATTTTGGCACTGCCTTGCGTGAGTATCCCAAAGAAAAGGAGGGATTAGGTCTGAAACCCCCTCAGCctctggggctgggcagagggaccatccctgacagagggcaggacgagggggagcagcagggactgtgtggggccaGAGCACACCCCAAATTTGCTCAGTCCAATGGAGAGGAACCTCTCCCTTAGGGCTCTTATCCCAGAAATAAGGGACAAGaggagaatcacagaatattcttgtaacattcacattttctgaaaaatcccttagcctaggatttttctcctgggaagctgagaggcctcagataaaaatgaaaacaattcttatcacagttgcttctcctgtgttttgttcctttggaatgtgtttggagattgtttacccacaggtgattgtttaaTTGGATtttggtgtgagttgttttcactcattggccaatccaggccaagctgtgttgggactctggagagagtcacgaggtttcattattatcttttgggcattctgtaagtatcctttctgtattctttaatatagtatagtttagtattctttaatataatatagtatcttaaaataataaattaaccttctgagaacatggggtcagattcatcattccttccttcattggGGCACCCCACAAACACAATATATtcttgagctggaagggatccacaggGATAATCAAGTCCAGCTGTAACCCTGAggctgaggatgctctgggcaCCCTTTCAGGAGAGCACCAAAGGGATCAAAGCAATCTCTGCCTTCCCCAAGGCAGGAACCCTCAGCAGGAAGAAATGAAAGTGGCTGCCAGCCCCTCGATCCCGT of Passer domesticus isolate bPasDom1 chromosome 19, bPasDom1.hap1, whole genome shotgun sequence contains these proteins:
- the LOC135283754 gene encoding C-C motif chemokine 3-like, giving the protein MKVLAATLATLLLLATCFSAEGHFDGVPSTCCFSYQKQPIPRRRVSSVFVTSSSCIQPGVIVVTHKKKQLCADPRAAWVQELLKHFQSQEN